In Altererythrobacter rubellus, the following are encoded in one genomic region:
- the groL gene encoding chaperonin GroEL (60 kDa chaperone family; promotes refolding of misfolded polypeptides especially under stressful conditions; forms two stacked rings of heptamers to form a barrel-shaped 14mer; ends can be capped by GroES; misfolded proteins enter the barrel where they are refolded when GroES binds): MAAKDVKFGRDAREGILKGVDTLANAVKVTLGPKGRNVVIDKSFGAPRITKDGVTVAKEIELKDKFENMGAQMLKEVASKTNDLAGDGTTTATVLGQAIIREGMTAVAAGMNPMDLKRGIDLAVEKVVADLVGRSKDVAGSSEIAQVGIISANGDREVGEKIAEAMEKVGKEGVITVEEAKGLEFELDVVEGMQFDRGYLSPYFITNPDKMTVELDNPYILIHEKKLSNLQAMLPILEAAVQSGRPLLIIAEDIEGEALATLVVNKLRGGLKVAAVKAPGFGDRRKAMLQDISILTKGEMVSEDLGIKLENVTLGMLGEAKRVTIDKDNTTIVDGAGSEADIKSRVEQIRAQIETTTSDYDKEKLQERLAKLAGGVAVIKVGGASEVEVKERKDRVDDALHATRAAVEEGIVPGGGTALLYATKALAGLKGANDDQTRGIDIVRKAILAPVRQIAQNAGHDGAVISGNLLREDDEKQGFNAATDTYENLVEAGVIDPTKVVRTALQDAASVAGLLITTEAAITDAPEDKAGGGMPDMGGMGGMGGMGGMGGF, from the coding sequence ATGGCTGCTAAGGACGTAAAGTTCGGCCGTGATGCCCGCGAAGGCATCCTCAAGGGCGTAGATACGCTCGCAAACGCTGTGAAAGTCACGCTTGGCCCGAAAGGTCGCAACGTCGTGATCGACAAGAGCTTTGGTGCACCGCGCATCACAAAGGACGGTGTGACTGTCGCCAAGGAAATCGAACTCAAAGACAAGTTCGAGAACATGGGCGCTCAGATGCTCAAGGAAGTTGCGTCGAAGACGAACGATCTTGCTGGTGACGGCACAACGACTGCAACGGTTCTGGGCCAGGCAATCATTCGCGAAGGCATGACAGCCGTCGCCGCGGGTATGAACCCGATGGATCTGAAGCGCGGCATCGACCTCGCAGTCGAGAAAGTGGTCGCAGACCTCGTCGGCCGTTCAAAGGATGTCGCTGGCTCATCTGAAATCGCTCAAGTCGGCATTATCTCTGCCAATGGCGACCGTGAAGTTGGCGAGAAAATCGCTGAAGCGATGGAAAAGGTCGGCAAAGAAGGCGTTATCACCGTTGAAGAAGCCAAGGGCCTCGAGTTTGAACTCGATGTTGTTGAAGGCATGCAGTTCGACCGCGGCTACCTCAGCCCGTACTTCATCACTAACCCGGACAAAATGACGGTTGAACTCGACAACCCATACATCCTGATCCACGAGAAGAAGCTTTCGAACTTGCAGGCGATGCTTCCGATCCTCGAAGCGGCTGTCCAGTCTGGCCGTCCGCTGCTTATTATCGCAGAAGACATCGAGGGCGAAGCGCTGGCGACACTCGTTGTCAACAAGCTGCGCGGTGGCCTGAAAGTGGCTGCGGTCAAGGCACCGGGCTTCGGTGATCGCCGCAAGGCGATGCTGCAGGACATTTCGATCCTCACCAAGGGCGAAATGGTCAGCGAAGACCTCGGCATCAAGCTCGAGAACGTCACGCTCGGCATGCTGGGTGAAGCCAAGCGCGTCACTATCGACAAGGACAACACCACGATTGTTGACGGTGCCGGCAGCGAAGCTGACATCAAGTCTCGCGTCGAACAAATCCGTGCGCAGATCGAAACCACCACAAGCGATTACGACAAAGAGAAGCTGCAAGAGCGTCTTGCAAAGCTTGCTGGCGGCGTAGCTGTGATCAAGGTTGGCGGCGCTTCGGAAGTCGAAGTTAAGGAGCGTAAGGACCGCGTTGATGACGCGCTGCACGCTACCCGTGCTGCGGTTGAAGAAGGCATCGTCCCTGGCGGCGGTACAGCTCTGCTTTACGCAACCAAGGCTCTTGCTGGGCTGAAGGGCGCGAATGATGACCAGACCCGCGGTATAGACATTGTGCGCAAGGCTATCCTCGCTCCGGTTCGCCAGATCGCTCAGAATGCTGGCCATGATGGCGCAGTGATCTCTGGCAATCTGCTGCGCGAAGATGACGAAAAGCAGGGCTTTAACGCAGCGACAGACACCTATGAAAACCTGGTGGAAGCTGGCGTGATTGACCCTACCAAGGTTGTCCGCACAGCGCTGCAGGACGCGGCATCGGTTGCTGGCCTGTTGATCACCACCGAAGCGGCGATCA
- the groES gene encoding co-chaperone GroES: MAFRPLHDRVLVRRIEADQKTAGGIIIPDSAQEKPSEGEIVSVGEGTRDDSGNRVALDVKAGDRILFGKWSGTEVKLDGEDLLIMKESDIMGIIG, encoded by the coding sequence ATGGCATTTCGTCCGCTGCACGACCGTGTATTGGTCCGTCGCATCGAAGCCGACCAGAAAACCGCTGGCGGCATCATTATCCCAGACAGCGCTCAGGAAAAGCCAAGCGAAGGCGAAATCGTCTCCGTTGGCGAAGGCACCCGTGACGATTCAGGTAACCGTGTTGCACTGGACGTCAAAGCTGGCGACCGCATCCTGTTCGGCAAATGGTCCGGCACCGAAGTCAAACTCGACGGTGAAGACCTGCTGATCATGAAGGAAAGCGACATTATGGGGATCATCGGCTGA
- a CDS encoding MATE family efflux transporter → MRETEHLDTPSWRKETGEMFKLAWPLVLANLMQMGIYMVDVIFIARLGEAPLAASGLVAGLFGLIVWSLASLSGAVAPLIAEAIGAKGRSLRPVRRATRMALWVALVTGILGMGLASLLGPVMRVTGQDPSIIALALEYNSLVVFSLMPMLLASVLRNYVSALGWPVFATAITALGIPVNAIANYAFIFGNLGAPEMGLTGAAVATIITTLITLGAYILVILIFPKLARYRIFHRFWRPDWKRFWRIVRIGTPIALTVAAEAGVFSAAAFLMGRIGAAELAGHIVALNIAALAFQVPFGVGQAATIRVGYAYGARDKDGIKLAGWVALTIGTGFMAFTALAMVFIPEPLLRIYVDIDDPKNAALVGFALQYLVLAAAFQLVDGLQAVAAGALRGLQDTRVPMWIAIFSYWVPGFGLAFVLGSFTNLAGVGLWIGLATGLAFAAVLLTWRWMLRERIRLTLRSA, encoded by the coding sequence ATGCGTGAGACAGAGCATCTTGATACGCCCTCATGGCGCAAGGAAACCGGCGAGATGTTCAAGCTCGCATGGCCGCTGGTGCTCGCCAATCTTATGCAAATGGGCATCTACATGGTGGATGTCATTTTTATCGCGCGGCTAGGTGAAGCACCGCTTGCGGCATCTGGCCTTGTTGCGGGCTTATTCGGGCTGATCGTATGGTCCTTGGCGTCGCTTTCGGGTGCGGTTGCACCACTGATTGCCGAAGCTATTGGCGCGAAAGGCCGTTCGCTAAGACCAGTACGCCGCGCCACTCGCATGGCCCTTTGGGTAGCGCTCGTCACAGGGATATTAGGCATGGGCCTTGCGTCGCTGCTTGGCCCCGTCATGCGCGTAACCGGCCAAGACCCAAGTATCATCGCGCTCGCGCTTGAGTACAACTCCTTGGTCGTATTCTCGCTTATGCCGATGCTGCTCGCGTCAGTCTTGCGCAACTATGTATCGGCGCTCGGCTGGCCTGTGTTTGCAACGGCGATCACTGCGCTTGGTATTCCTGTGAACGCCATAGCCAACTACGCCTTCATTTTCGGCAACCTCGGTGCACCAGAGATGGGGCTGACCGGTGCGGCGGTCGCTACGATCATCACGACCTTGATTACCCTGGGTGCGTACATCTTGGTGATCCTCATCTTCCCTAAGCTGGCGCGCTATCGCATCTTCCACCGCTTCTGGCGCCCCGACTGGAAACGTTTCTGGCGGATCGTGCGCATCGGCACACCGATTGCGTTGACCGTTGCGGCGGAAGCAGGCGTTTTCAGTGCCGCCGCATTCTTGATGGGCCGAATTGGTGCGGCCGAGCTGGCCGGTCATATCGTCGCGCTCAATATCGCCGCACTGGCATTCCAGGTTCCGTTCGGCGTGGGACAGGCCGCAACCATTCGGGTGGGATATGCCTATGGCGCAAGAGACAAGGACGGGATCAAGCTGGCTGGCTGGGTCGCGTTGACAATCGGAACCGGCTTTATGGCGTTCACCGCTTTGGCAATGGTTTTCATTCCCGAGCCGCTGCTGCGCATCTATGTCGACATAGATGACCCCAAGAATGCAGCGCTGGTCGGGTTTGCGCTGCAGTATTTGGTGCTCGCGGCAGCCTTCCAATTGGTCGATGGCCTGCAAGCGGTTGCTGCTGGAGCATTGCGAGGCCTGCAGGACACTCGCGTGCCGATGTGGATTGCAATATTCAGCTATTGGGTGCCTGGATTTGGCCTTGCCTTCGTGCTTGGTTCCTTCACAAATCTTGCCGGTGTTGGCCTATGGATCGGGCTGGCAACGGGCCTAGCGTTCGCAGCGGTCCTGCTTACCTGGCGCTGGATGTTGCGCGAACGGATCAGGCTGACGCTTCGATCGGCCTGA
- the rplL gene encoding 50S ribosomal protein L7/L12, whose product MADIAKLVEELSKLTVLEAAELATALEEAWGVSAAAAVAVAAPAGGGDAGAAAEEKDEFDVILTGDGGKKIQVIKEVRAITGLGLTEAKGLVEGAPKPLKEGVNKAEAEEIKGKIEAAGGTVELK is encoded by the coding sequence ATGGCTGATATTGCCAAGCTTGTTGAAGAACTTTCGAAGCTGACTGTCCTTGAGGCAGCCGAACTCGCAACTGCACTTGAAGAAGCATGGGGCGTTAGCGCCGCTGCTGCTGTCGCTGTTGCTGCACCTGCTGGCGGCGGCGATGCCGGCGCTGCTGCTGAAGAAAAAGACGAATTCGACGTCATTCTCACCGGCGACGGTGGCAAGAAGATCCAGGTCATCAAAGAAGTCCGCGCCATCACCGGCTTGGGCCTCACCGAAGCCAAGGGTCTCGTTGAGGGCGCTCCTAAGCCTCTCAAAGAAGGCGTCAACAAGGCTGAAGCCGAAGAAATCAAAGGCAAGATCGAAGCAGCTGGCGGTACTGTCGAACTCAAGTAA
- the rplJ gene encoding 50S ribosomal protein L10: MDRSQKADAVAQLNSVFNEVGVVVVTRNLGLSVDQSTELRGKMREAGASFKVAKNRLAKLALKDTDYAGLDEFLTGPTALAWSTDPVAAAKAAVDFAKSNDKLEIVGGSMGTQVLDEAGVRALASMPSLDELRGKLVGLVNAPATKVAQVVNAPAAKLARVFGAYGAKDAA, from the coding sequence ATGGATCGTTCGCAAAAAGCCGACGCGGTCGCTCAGCTTAACTCGGTCTTCAACGAGGTTGGCGTGGTGGTTGTCACCCGCAATCTTGGCCTGTCGGTGGATCAGTCCACTGAACTGCGCGGGAAGATGCGTGAAGCTGGTGCGTCCTTTAAGGTTGCGAAGAACCGTCTCGCCAAGCTCGCCCTGAAAGACACCGATTACGCCGGTCTCGATGAGTTTCTCACCGGACCGACTGCACTGGCCTGGTCAACTGATCCGGTCGCAGCCGCCAAGGCTGCTGTCGATTTCGCAAAGTCGAACGACAAGCTGGAAATCGTTGGTGGATCGATGGGCACGCAGGTTCTCGACGAAGCAGGTGTCAGGGCGCTCGCCTCGATGCCAAGCCTCGACGAACTGCGCGGCAAACTTGTTGGCCTCGTCAACGCACCTGCAACCAAGGTTGCTCAGGTCGTTAACGCACCGGCTGCCAAGCTTGCTCGTGTCTTCGGTGCCTACGGCGCCAAGGACGCTGCTTAA